In Crinalium epipsammum PCC 9333, the following are encoded in one genomic region:
- a CDS encoding four helix bundle protein produces the protein MEKQPIKSHEDLEVYQMAFDSAMTIFELSKKFPVEERYSLTDQIRRSSRSVCANLAEAWRKRRYEAAFIAKLNDSESEAAETQTWIKFAVKCNYLDVEIGREIYATYNRILGILVTIINNPSPWLIKR, from the coding sequence ATGGAGAAACAACCGATTAAAAGTCATGAGGATTTGGAAGTTTATCAAATGGCATTTGATTCAGCTATGACAATATTTGAATTGTCAAAAAAATTCCCTGTTGAAGAGAGATATTCATTGACTGATCAAATTCGTAGATCGTCGCGTTCTGTATGTGCCAATTTAGCAGAGGCTTGGAGGAAAAGACGTTACGAAGCTGCTTTTATAGCTAAACTTAATGACTCCGAATCCGAAGCAGCAGAAACTCAAACTTGGATTAAATTTGCTGTCAAATGCAACTACTTAGATGTTGAAATTGGGAGAGAAATATATGCAACTTACAATCGTATTCTAGGAATTCTAGTCACGATAATTAACAATCCCTCCCCTTGGTTAATTAAACGTTAA
- a CDS encoding M15 family metallopeptidase, with product MRLKNLLLISTLSAIVTAAAGSKFSWDVSSWQCNLASPGAEQVCKLQSVPSIWRGAKSGFILGGILGVAGCVFISRKQQSLQFQVAQPINEKVTATSNDVHWDYLSAGILIGAIAFAVSEPVKNQVVRRVAIATAKAPVSLEKLFENSRSIGNVAICAAEGNCSSDGSGTHTNLYLQGGHFDPANDVYNRGFCSDQGRGRDNADADNKCVERNKSRLNKITQLMTAAGTPPQQHIKAFISGIDQWNQASPRVSDKFPSKYSQALQQGMTEEAAIKWARVEAFRNWRGQLDASGLRTVCSSKWSLSTQQKAGLIGLSVGSEQYMKRCIGADQKRRTDAIAITLQNYGKSAGISPVENYRQSNIIQPTTTKPKNSNTQLSDIQSVNKDIVVEMRYATADNFMGKKVYPVAKCLLKPTVAKKLSAVQQDLAPLGLGLKVYDCYRPLSIQKLMWEIKPDEDYVANPATGSRHNRGAAVDLTLVDSTGKELEMPSAFDDFTKKAHRNYTGSSVTARQNSLLLEAAMKRRNFTSIAKEWWHFDSPDWKKFPVMDLPL from the coding sequence GTGAGATTAAAAAATCTATTATTGATTTCTACTTTAAGTGCAATTGTTACAGCAGCGGCAGGTAGCAAGTTTTCTTGGGATGTTTCGTCCTGGCAATGCAATTTAGCTTCGCCAGGTGCGGAGCAAGTTTGTAAGTTGCAAAGTGTTCCTTCCATTTGGAGAGGCGCTAAAAGCGGTTTTATTCTCGGCGGTATTTTAGGTGTAGCTGGGTGCGTATTTATTAGTCGCAAACAGCAATCATTGCAGTTTCAGGTAGCACAACCAATTAACGAGAAAGTTACTGCCACCAGCAATGATGTTCACTGGGATTATCTCAGTGCAGGTATTTTAATTGGTGCGATCGCATTCGCTGTTAGTGAGCCTGTCAAAAACCAAGTAGTTAGACGAGTAGCTATAGCCACTGCCAAAGCTCCTGTAAGTCTTGAGAAACTTTTTGAAAATAGTAGATCTATCGGTAATGTTGCAATATGTGCTGCTGAAGGAAATTGCTCATCTGACGGCTCAGGAACTCACACTAATTTGTACCTGCAAGGCGGTCACTTTGATCCAGCAAACGATGTATACAATCGCGGCTTTTGTTCTGACCAGGGACGCGGTAGAGATAATGCCGATGCTGATAACAAATGCGTGGAACGAAATAAAAGCAGACTCAACAAAATTACTCAGCTAATGACGGCAGCGGGAACACCACCGCAACAGCACATCAAAGCTTTTATTAGTGGCATAGACCAGTGGAACCAGGCTAGTCCCAGAGTTAGCGATAAATTTCCATCCAAGTATAGTCAGGCGTTACAGCAGGGAATGACGGAGGAAGCCGCGATCAAGTGGGCGAGAGTAGAAGCTTTTCGTAATTGGCGCGGTCAACTTGATGCCAGTGGTTTAAGAACAGTTTGTAGTAGCAAATGGTCACTTTCTACCCAACAAAAGGCAGGTCTAATTGGCTTAAGCGTTGGATCTGAGCAATACATGAAACGCTGCATTGGGGCTGACCAAAAAAGACGGACTGACGCGATCGCAATCACTCTACAAAACTATGGCAAGTCTGCTGGTATTAGCCCAGTTGAAAATTACCGACAGTCAAACATTATCCAGCCTACTACTACCAAACCTAAAAATTCCAATACTCAATTAAGCGATATCCAATCTGTCAATAAAGATATCGTCGTAGAAATGCGCTACGCCACCGCCGATAACTTTATGGGCAAGAAAGTTTATCCCGTAGCTAAGTGCTTATTGAAACCAACAGTTGCTAAAAAACTATCGGCAGTTCAGCAAGATTTAGCACCGCTTGGACTGGGTTTAAAAGTCTATGACTGCTATCGACCATTATCAATTCAAAAACTGATGTGGGAAATAAAGCCCGATGAAGATTATGTTGCAAATCCTGCCACTGGCTCCCGACATAATCGTGGTGCAGCAGTTGATTTGACACTGGTTGATAGCACTGGAAAAGAATTAGAAATGCCCAGTGCTTTCGATGATTTTACCAAAAAAGCCCATAGGAATTACACAGGCAGTAGTGTTACAGCTCGTCAAAATTCTTTACTACTTGAAGCTGCAATGAAAAGACGAAATTTTACCAGTATCGCTAAAGAGTGGTGGCACTTTGATTCGCCTGATTGGAAGAAATTTCCTGTCATGGATCTGCCACTGTAA